A stretch of DNA from Cellulomonas fengjieae:
GCCGGGGACCAGCGACCACGGCTGGGGACTGGCGGTCGACCTGGACCTCGACGCGACGGCGCAGGCCTGGATGCGGGCGCACGGAGCGGAGCACGGCTTCGTCGAGGACACCCCCCGCGAGCCGTGGCACTGGGCCTACACGCCCTGATCGCCCGGTCGTCGTCGGGAACAACTCCTCAGATCCGCATGGTCGTCACCGATCGGAGAGGTATGCGGGCCCACGGATGGGCCCGGCAGCGGCGACAGCCGCAGCAGGACCAGGTGACCAGGGACGGGTATCGCCGTGATTGTCGTGACGCGACTTGCCGGGGGGCAGTTCGGGGTGAACCCCGACCTCATCCAGCGCATCGACAGTGCGCCCGACACCATCCTGACCCTCATCGACGGCACGAAGTACATCGTCGCCGAGTCGATGACGGAGGTCATCGGCCGCATCCACGAGCACCGCTCGCAGATCCTCGCCCGCGCGCAGGCCATCCAGGTCCAGCCGCGCATGGAGCTGGTGCCCGACCTGCCGGAGTCCGACGACCCCGTCGACCCTGACGCCCCCGACGGGTACGCCCACGGCGGCTCCGTGCCGCCTGCCGTCCCCCTGCGACCGAGGAGCGTGTGATGGATCCCGCTGGCCTGATCGGCATTGGCGTCGCGTTTGCCGCGATCTTCGGGGCGCTGCTCCTCGAGGGCGCCGACCCGATGTCGATCTTCCTTCCCGCACCCCTGCTGCTCGTCTGGGTGGGCACCATCGGCGTCGGCATCGCCGGCCACACCATCAAGGACGTGATCGCGTCGTTCAAGGCGGTCCCGCGCGCCCTGCGCAGCAAGGCCCCGGACCCCGCCGCGACCGTCGACATCGTCGTCGGGCTGGCCGACCGCGCCCGCCGCGAGGGCCTCCTCGCGCTCGAGGACGAGACGCGCACGATCGACGACCCGTTCCTGCGCGGCGGGCTGCAGGCCGCCATCGACGGCACGGACCCGGACGACCTGCGCACGATCCTCGAGGACAAGATCTCCACCAAGCGCACGCGGGACCGGGTGCACTCCAAGTACTTCGTGGACATGGGCGGCTACGCACCGACCATCGGCATCATCGGCACGGTCATCTCGCTGGTGCACGTGCTGGAGAACCTGTCGGAGCCCGCCGCGCTGGGCCACTCGATCGCGGCGGCGTTCGTCGCGACGCTCTGGGGCATCCTGTCCGCGAACGTCGTCTGGCTTCCGCTGGGCGCCCGCATCCGGCGCATCTCGGACCTGGAGTGCAACCAGATGGAGGTGACGCTCGAGGGCCTGCTCGCGGTCCAGGCGGGCGCCAACCCGCGCCTGGTCGGGGAACGCCTGCGCAGCCTGCTGCCCGAGGCGCCGCCCACGAAGACCGACAAGGCAGCCGCATGAGCACCGCCACCGCGCACCGTGGTCGCCGCCGGGGCGGTGACCACGAGGAGGAGCACGTCAACCACGAGCGCTGGCTGGTCAGCTACTCGGACATGATCACCGTGCTGATGGCGCTGTTCATCGTGCTGTTCGCCATCAGCCAGGTGGACCAGGAGAAGTACGTCGCGCTGCGCGACAGCCTCTCCGCGGGCTTCCAGGACGGCACCATGAAACCGTCGGTGCTGGACGGGAGCGCGGGCACGCTGGACGGTGCGAGCATCGTGCCGGAGACCACCCCGGCGACGGGGACCGCCGGCATGGTCAGCGCCGACAGCGGCCTGGGCATGCAGGGGGCACAGCCCGTGACCCAGACGGCGGAGCCGACGAGCGC
This window harbors:
- a CDS encoding flagellar FlbD family protein, whose amino-acid sequence is MTRLAGGQFGVNPDLIQRIDSAPDTILTLIDGTKYIVAESMTEVIGRIHEHRSQILARAQAIQVQPRMELVPDLPESDDPVDPDAPDGYAHGGSVPPAVPLRPRSV
- a CDS encoding motility protein A, with amino-acid sequence MDPAGLIGIGVAFAAIFGALLLEGADPMSIFLPAPLLLVWVGTIGVGIAGHTIKDVIASFKAVPRALRSKAPDPAATVDIVVGLADRARREGLLALEDETRTIDDPFLRGGLQAAIDGTDPDDLRTILEDKISTKRTRDRVHSKYFVDMGGYAPTIGIIGTVISLVHVLENLSEPAALGHSIAAAFVATLWGILSANVVWLPLGARIRRISDLECNQMEVTLEGLLAVQAGANPRLVGERLRSLLPEAPPTKTDKAAA